The Ochotona princeps isolate mOchPri1 chromosome 17, mOchPri1.hap1, whole genome shotgun sequence genome segment CTGATGTTGATGTGCATGGCTCTGGAATGTACCCTCGTCATTGAAGGTGCATTTTCTACCTTGTGTGGTAGTATTCTTTGTCTTTTGCTCAATAAGATGTgtgtttctgggcctggtgcaatggttcagtggctaaattcttgctttgcatgcgccagtatcccatatgggcacacttCACAACCTGCCTACTCCatttccatccaactctctgcttttggcctgggaaagcagcagtggtttgcccaaagccttgggaccctgcagctgtgtgggagacccagaagaagctcctggctggcttcaaatcagctcagctctagccattggggtcacttgaggagtgaaccagtagatggaagatctttctctgtgtctctccttctttctgtgtatctgcctttccaataagaataaatagatcttttttttttggtaagatttattttattttcattacgaagtcagatatacagagaggaggagagacagagagtcagaaagatcttctgtctgatggttcactccccaagtgactgcaacggccggtgctgtgccgatccgaagccaggatcccagagttcttccaggtctcccacgcgggtgcagggtcccaaggctttgggccatcctcgactgctttcccaggccacaagcagggagctggatgggaagtggagctgccggggatatgaactggtgcctatattggatcccagtgcattcaagacaaggactttagctgctaggccacggcgctgggccctataagaataaatagatctttaaaaaaaatgattcgtgggcccggcggcgtggcttagcggctaaagtcctcgccttgaaagccccgggatcccatatgggcgccggttctaatcccggcagctccacttcccatccagctagctacctgcttgtggcctgggaaagcagttgaggacggcccaatgctttgggacactgcacccgcgtgggagacccggaagaggttccaggttcccggcttcggatcggcgcgcatcggcccgttgcggctcacttggggagtgaatcatcagggggaagatcttcctctctgtctctcctctgtatatatctggctgtaataaaatgaataaatctttttaaaaaaaaaaaatgattcgtGCTTCTGGAATCTCTGGCAACCAGTGATGTGACCCAGCCCAACCCGGcctggcccacacatatgccaacaacTGCACTAGCcccacctggcctggccttccttcagccccagctcttgtgcactCTGGCGGGAGCTGCGACCTTGCAGGGGACTTCCCTAAGTTCCCCTGCTAGTCTTTCCCAGCCCGGATGTTATGCATGCATGTAGTGCTAAAGCTCTGTTTTGCATGgcttgccctcagtcccagcctttgtaagTGCCAATGGGAGCTGCATTCTGCACCAGCCTGGCCTCCTCTCCAGCCCTGGCCCCCTGTGAGTGTAGCGGAGTTTAGTGTCCAACCtggtttagtccatcaccaccccagctcttatACAAACCTGAGGGTGCTGTGGTCCCATAGATGAGGGCCCACAAATTCCCTACAGAATTGTCCCCCAGATGTGGTTGTCTTGtgttccagtgggtgctgggacctAGTCTAatgtggctcagccccagccccaacacttgtgggtgggtactgcagcctcaGTCAGCCAGGCATTGGATGATGCTGCTCAGCCCAGCTTAGGTCTCAGATATTTGtgggtgctttggcctgacccagatgtGCCCTCTGATTTCCTTCCTCTAAACCACCCtgcctcagctccctcacctacctaaGAGTGCAGTGGCCCTGTTTGTGAAAGCCCCcggaagtcattccttccctatTAAACGTTCTCTCTGTGGCCCACACTCCAGAACGTCCCGAGACCCTTCCCTAGGCAGTTTgcaccctcctgccctgcccagccccatgaAGAGGCATGGTGTGCCTGGGGACCAGTGTGGCATGTCCCAACCCAGCATTCCTTTTTattcccaagattttttttttgaaaggcagattttcagagaggagaggcagaaacagatcttccgtccactgtttcactcctcagatggccacaacagccagagctgagctgatctgaagccaggagcctgaagcttcttctagcTCTCACGCATGGGTTCAGggatccaaggtcttgggccatctttgggctgctttcccaggccacaagcagggagctggatgaaaagtgaagcagctgggacacactggcacccgtatgggttgCTGGTACTCACAGGTtttggattagcctgttgagccactgcatggcccttccctttttccccatagctttaaaaaaaattgaaaatgcaaCTATGCAGGCATATTTGGTATAGTTAATAGATTTGGCGTTAACTGTACCCAGAACACCTGGCAGCTATTTTCCCAGCATtctaacacttgcctaggtacaaggcaacctaggcagttgcctgcagctggggccCTGCTTTTCCTAAGCAGCAGAACAAGGTCATCATCAGCTCAGAACTTGGAGCAAGGGATGGCAGATGTGATTAGATGCTCGTGTGAGTACACACAATGGTGCagaggagaaagggtcttgacaACTTTACCTTCTGTCTGCTAGGAGGTGCTGACAAGGCAGCTGCCAGGAACCCTTAGCTCTGCAATAGAAGCATAGGCGTTATTTTGTTTCTAACTGTCGCTTTTGGGTACCCAACTATCACTTTGCAACAAATAGTTCCTGTCACATTCTGTTGTGTCCTTCTGCTTAGCACTCAGCACCGCCTGAAGCTTTCTTGCTTGTGCTTATGTTTCCTTGTTTATAGACTGTCCTCCTAATCCCCATTCTGCTATCCCTAGCCTAGCATAATGAATACCCTACATGTGGTGGATGCTTGGTAAATacgggaagggagaaagagataagCCAGAGAGAGCAGTCACTCACTGTTAAAGGTACATTATGGGGTTTTCTGTTTGCTTCGCTCTTGAGCTCTAAGAAAATGGAAGCTTCCCTGCGTGGTCTTTCCTGGCCTTCTTTTCTCGTGTGAATCTTGCGGTTTGGGAAGGATGATGGTGAATGTTTTTCTGAATTTGTTTCTCTCCCCCATCCTAGCTTGCCAGCAAAGCACggacagagaaggaggagaagctGAGCCAGGCCTATGCAATCAGTGCTGGAGTCTCCCTAGAGGGCCAGCAGCTCTTCCAGACCATTCACAAGACGTGAGTTGGGGTGCAGGGATCCTTTTTCGGGGTGATGCTGTCTGACTGCACTGTCGTGATGGGTTACCTTACGGTCTGATCGGGGAAACTGGTGCTGTGTTAACAATGCCGGGCGCCAGAGATTGGGATGATTGTTAACTTCCTTTCTACACATGATAGCATAGTCATATTCGAGTGTCTTGTCTAGGCTTCAGTGCCTTGTTGGTGAATGTTACTTGTGGGTTTAAGTTATTCCTTAGAGTGCTTTTCAGACCTCGTGGTCAATAATTTAGCACTAATGATTCATTATTTAGTTGCTGTGCCTTTCTCTAAAAGCCGATGCAGCCAGAGCACTATCCCCAGTTACGCATTGGAATGCACACAGGGAGTTAGAGAGCAGAAGGCCGCCTCCTTCCCACCTCCTGAAAGACATTTAGTCACAGCAGAAGTCATTTGACTCTCCCTTAGCTTCCCTGGCTGCTGAAAAGCTGGAACATTTGACATTCCCACTCCCTCCTGCGGCCTTCTGTTACCCTATTTAATCACCCTGGGTCTGGCGCACAGATGGCAGCTGGCATCGGAGCTCTTAGAGGTTTGGTGTGTCTGAGCATTTTCAGGTATGTGAAGGAGCtctagcatcagctgtcctgggctTCCCCGCGTGTGAACTAGGAAGTGTTTCCCTAGTCTGGCAAGTACCCAGTTGTCTGCTGATTGAGAGGATCCAATTTGAGGAGCAGCTGCCATCGTGGGTGTTGGGGAGCAGGGCACGGATCACAGAAAGACATGCTCATGGGCCAGCTCTGGGCGTTCGTGTGGCGCACAGGGCAGAATACTGCTGTGAGACAAACTGTGTGGTCTGCCAAACTGAAACATTTGCTGTGTGCCCCTAGATAGAAATCAGTAACCAGCCGCGGTCCAAGGCTCTGGCTCAGTGTCTCCCATGATCCGGACCTCCTTGTTCAGACCTGAATTTGCTTGGAAGTCTGCAATTACCATCACGTTTCTTAGGGTTCTCCAGGTTTCTGATGTTTTGGCGTCATGCTCTTGATAGCCTCAGAATACATGTGCATCTGTATCGTTTGTTGTAGCCAGCGGTGCCCAGGGGATGTTTCTTGTGTGGACTGCTAGCTTGTAGTTATTGGCTGCCAGGTTGATTGGGAACCTGGGTGGGGGAATACCCCCAGGAGTAATGTTTCACCTGCTATCTTCCAGCATTAAAGACTGTAAATGGCAAGAAAAGAACATTGTAGTCATGGAAGAAGTTGTTATTACACCCCCTTATCAAGTGGAAAACTGTAAAGGCAAAGAGGGAAGTGCACTGAGCCATGTACGCAAAATAGTAAGTAAAGGCGCTGGGAGCTGTGGGAGAGATGGGTCATTGTCCTCAGGATGTCAATCTGTAGTGCCTGCCAGGTCTCCTGAGACCTGAGCCTGAGGGGTCTGGGACCACTGTGTGGGTTGGAAAAGTATTGGACCCCATTGCCTTTGGGATCAGATGATCCCGTGATCCTGGGCCCAATGCCCTCCGACTCTTCCaggctgggctcttggcttcaggctgcctCCTGGTGGGGCGGGTCAGAATTAGTGGACTGCCTTCCATTGGTGTCTCTGATTCAGCGTAGCACCTGGCCTTCTGAATTGAGCTATGGTATTTGTAGAAATAGAACAAACGACAGCTATGATTTCTTCCTCCTTTGCAGAGCATTGAGAACCCAGCATCATGGGAGGGAAGTGCAGGGTGACTGTCCTTCCCAGGTTTTCATTCTGCTCGGTGGAAAGGGAGGAATATTTTGGGTCCTAGTCATctcccttcattttattttatattttaatttgcaGGCTCAGTTTCTAGTTAATTTTGGatgaagtctttaaaaatgagGCTGCCTACTTGTGGATGGGAGACCCATGGATACCAAGGGCGAAGGTGCTGCAGTAGGCTGAGGccggcagccagggcagggctgtggaAGCTTGCACCAGCTCTTTCAGGAGACTTGCTTGCCCGCCTCCTTCTCTGACTTTGGCCACCTTTATCTTTTTCAGGTTGAAAAACATTTTAGAGACGTGGAAAGCCAAAAGATCCTGCAGCGTTCACAAGCGCAGCAACCACAGAAGGAGGCTGCCCTGTCCTCCTGAGTCCCGGCGCACCAGGACTCTTCCAGCATCCAGCCCCGAGGCGCTGGGGGCTTCGGCAGAGGCAGGCCGGGGGAGGGAAGGGATTCTATATTTCCTGTTGGCTCCTGTTACCAGAGGGTCAGCGTTTCCAAATCTTAGACttgaacaaacaaaacacccaacaAAAAGAACAAGAGAGTAATTTAAACGTTGAATCATTACTTGACTAACAGACTTTGGTCCACCATGTCCTTTTCACAGCCCCCTTGTGGAACAGTCAccttgttaattttatttttgagactcCCTTTCCTGCGCTACCTTCTCACTCTGCGTCTCCTTTCCTAGGCTGTTCCTACCATTCTGTTTTTATAAGTGGCTACACTTGCCTTCTGAGTGATTGAAGGAAACTTTTACATCTTCCAGAATAAAAATAACAAGCTGACTGTGACTCTTTGAGACCAAAACAGTAAGCGGGTCTCACTTGAAAATTTCTTTTCTCCCCCGACCCCATccctcttttcaattttttttttttttttttttttttttttttttttttttgcacagggCATGGCTTggattagttttatttttcttaactttaaatatatatatgaaaatatgtattaaaatgttctctaaatattttctgcttcttgcaggtctctttTTACTAGATCATGGCCACTGTTCCCACCTCATCCCTCcgaaaataaaaaatgtactgCCCTCCCACCACTCACAGCCAGGCAGCCTGACCTTGACCTAGCTCACAGCAAGAATCTCCTGCAGCACTTTGTAGAGCCTGTGTGTGCCGCCGGGATTTGGCGTTGAGGGTTCCTGATGGCTCCTTAGTTtgacctgtgtgtgtggcagtctCACATCTGGCCCAGACCTCAggactctctctgcctcttgtctTACTTCATGGTACTGGAAGAACCTCCTTGCCACACTCTCCGGACGGGAGAGTGAGCCGAGCCGCCCTTGTCCTGTGCCTCTGCGGGAAGAACTCTGGCACGGCACAACTTAGTTCCTCCTCCTCAAGGGATGGGTTCCTTGTACAAGGAACCTGTTGTCCATCCCCCCTGACCTTTCTTTAAGTCTGGATCCAGAGCCACTAGCCCAGGAAGAGGCTTGAGTGACCTAGAGTTGATTTCCTCCTGCTCTTACgccgccctcccccaccccgcaccCCCCAAGTCTTACAAGCTGATGACAGTTTGTATGTGCTCAGCCAATGGGCAGAAAACCTAGGAAGAATTTTTGGACTTTAGCCCACCAGTTTGTCTGGTTTGACTAACCTGctgagagccagagctggcacTGTTGCCCCTGTGCCCCAAGGGCAGTGTCATGGGGCAGGACGTGCCACCCTGAACATCAGACACTGAGTTGGGTGGGGGTAATGCTCATGTGAGTGGCTAGAGCtttggggctggagtgggggtaaCTGCTTTTTTTGGCCGTGAtctttcccctttctttttttttcttttttttttttaaagaattaaataaattgatcaaaattaaataattcaAGCCCTGCcttcaatatgaaaaaaaattttttttagtattgtttaGCAAAAACAATAAAACCCCAATTTTTTTAACCATCACTTATGTCTCAGGTTTGTGTGTGCTCCAGAGGCCCTGGAGGAAGGGTATCAGTGGGATGTGCATGGTTTGCCCTTTCTTGACCTTTCCCTTGATTTTCTCTGCTTCCTACTTTTCACCCTCACTTTCCAGCCTCAAGAATGCATTTGGAAATGTCTACAATGTTTGCACGTTATATAATCTGTAAAGGGGATTTGGGGTTCAGGGCGGTGTGTCAGCAGAATGTGGGGAGACAACGTCATAGGGACGCAAACTTAAGACCATGTGTCACCCAGCTGCTTGGAGATGCGAGTGATGGAATGTTGAGAAGTGAGCTTGTAGATCTATCTGTGCCTTTAAAACTGGTTTACAGGTGTGAAATACCTTGGAGACAGTAAAGGAAGAGGCTTTGTAGGATCTAGGAAGCCTGAGCTGGGATTACAGGAATCAGTGTCATCGCTGGTCAGAGCAGTGAGTTTGGGGGAGCGGCTGTGTCACATAGCCCGTATCTTCACTCTTCTCCCTGCAGTCCCTCTGTCTGCTGTCTGCACGGGCAGATGGATGCAGCTGGTTTGGATATGAAGCGCTTTGCATCCTTAGTTGTCATTTCTGAAATGAGAGGAGGTTGGAAATAGTGTATGAGGCAGCCTTTGGGGAGCAAACTTCGTAGACATCGGCCCCTTACTTTTCTTGGCGACTGTAGCATCATTTCACCCGCATGCGCCTTAGTGCTCCCAACTATGAATGTCTCCCAAGAGTGTGAAGGTTTAAGAAACCTGAAATGTGGCACGGCAGGGCGGTGCTGGCTTCTGAGGTGCAGTATTAAGACTGACTGGAATATCGCATCCTAGTCTGAGTACATGTGCTCACTCAGCAAAGTGCTGGCTTCACTCTGAAAGGCCTTGGTGATGACCCagccacccatggggaagacccaggCTGGAATGTTTGGTCTGTCATTGGATTGATCTGATCCAGCTCAGGGTCTGGCAGgcacctgggggagtgagccaatggatagaagaaGTTGATCCAGAGggtgtctttctgcttttcagattaaatgaaaatagttttttccctaagatttatttatcttgggcctggcgcagtagcctaacggctaacgtcctcactttgcatgtgtcaggatgccttataggcaccggttcatatcccaggggccccatttcccatccagctccctgcttgttgcctgggaaagcagtcgaggatggcccaaagccttgggaccctgccacccgtatgggagacctgaagggggctcctggctcttggcttcggatctgctgagcgttagccattgcagctgcttgggaagtgaatcagcagatggaagatcttcctctctgtctctcctcctctctgtgtatctgactttcctataaaaataaaaaatactggggctggcggtgtggcctagcggctaaagtcctcgccttgaaagccccgggatcccatatggatgccggttctaatcctggcagctccacttcccatccagctccctgcttgtggcctgggaaagcagtcgaagacggcccaaagctttgggaccctgcacccacgtgggagaccgacccggaagaggttcctggctcccggcttcggatcggcgcgcaccggcccattgcggctcacttggggagtgaaacagcagatggaagatcttcctctctgtctctcctcctctctgtatatccggctttccaataataataataaatcttaaaataaatcaataaataaatgaaaaatacttatttattttattagaaagtcagatttacagagaggaaacagaaagatgctctgtctgttgattcactccccgaatggctgcaatggctggaaatgagctgatttgaagccaggagtttctaagtctcccatgcaggtgcagggttccaaggctttgggccatcctctgctgagctcccagaccacaagcagggagctagaagggaaatggagcagctgggacacaaaccttcACCCTTActggattctggcacatgcaagttgagtaTTTAGCCAGTTGACTTTAACAGCAGGCCCAAAATAAGGTACCTTGGGTGGGTGTTTGGTACACTGTTGCACTTGATGTGCTTGCACTCCATGTTGGAGTGACTGTGCTGAAGTCCCAGTTTTGCTTCCAGTTCCATCTGCTTATGCTGcatatgctgggaggcagcaggtagaggCTCAACAACTTGAGTCCGTGTCAGCTGGTTTACATTCTGAGCGTTAGcttggctgtttcaggcatttgggaagtgaatgagtacAGCAGATGTgtgctctttctgtctccctcttcccacctctctctctcttttttttttccttctataaaGTGAATgtggcagggcctggtgcggtagcctagtggctaaagtcctcaccttgcacacactgggatctcaaatgggcaccagtttgtattctggctgctctatttcccgtccagctccctgcttgtgtcttgggaaagcagtcaaggacgacccaaagtcttgaggccctgcacctgtTGTGAAAGACCTagaaggtcctggctgctggcttcggatcagctcaactcagctccagctgttgtggctacttggggagtaaaccagcagatggaaggtctttctcctctctgtacgtcttactttctaatgaaataaataaatgatttttaaaaaaattataaagtggatgggacacaaactggcatccatgtgggatgccttaccacaGCAGCTTTACCCTGCTCTGCCACCAGGCCAGTCCCATTGGATTATGTCACTGAGGTAATGGTTGTTACCTGAGAGCTACAAATCCATAGCTTAGTCTCACAGGGAACTCTGGCTCTTCTAGTAATGTATCCTCATTTTGTGTTACCCAGTGTCCGGCTGTTGAGACCAAACTGCAAGTTCTGAAATTCATCAGTAGAgtaaaaagaaattcaagtttGGACAAGGGCAAGGGATCAGCAGAGCACACAGAGGAAGGTGGGGCAGTATTGTGGCCTGACATGTCAGGCAAAGGCAGGGCCTGTGTGGCCAGTGTCCCCTTtcagtgctggtttgagacctggctactccagttcccatccagccccctgctaatgcacctgggaaggcagtagaggagggtccaaggacttggacctctACGTCCGCATTGgagacctcctggcttctggcttcagatcagccttgCACCTGCTGTTGAAACTTctgagtgaacctgcagatggaaacactctttttctctaattcttccaagtaaataaatctggaaaaggAGTGGTGGAGAAAAGTAAGTGGCTGTAGCCTGGCAAGAGTAGGGATCTGTCTCAAGTTTTTTAGGGTTAACTTACTCAGTAGCTGGAACTAAGTCCAGTTGGATTGGGGTTTGTTCCATTTTGTAGTAACTGTTGAAAAGCCCAAATTGGAATTAAATTTCTCAGCTGTCCGAGTGAGATGCAGCTAAGACATTCGCTTCTGTAATGACAGCTGACCTGTTGTCTTCCCTCATTAACCCATTAGTGCTCACTCCAGCAGAGTTGATTATAGGATCTATATTGAACCAACAAGTGATTAGATTTTTAATCTAGTCTGAATCATTTTATGCTGGTCTGTTTCCTAGCGTATAATTGTTGCTTGTACTTAAGGAGAGGAGCATGCTCTGCTGTGAAAGAGAATATTTGATATGGCCTTTGGGGTGTGATGGAAATTAGAATCTGAAGAACAGGTAccagctgagtgtgtgtgtgataggTGCAGTTAGAACTAAGTGAAAGTGGGTAAGCTTTTGGGATATTCAGCAAAGGACAGGTTGCTGAAGCCTGGTGATTGAGGTGAAGGAAAAGCAGGCTGGGGCCCGATGGGTTTGTAGAGAATGTTCTCGGTGCCACAGGCAGCCCGAAGTTATCCATAGTTGATGAGTCTGGTCCGGTGGCGGTGGGCAGCGGTGGAGGCCACAAAGACCCTGTGTTTGGTGGCTGTTTGCAGTTGTCTATGTAAGAGGTGGTGGTGACAGGGACCTGAAGGCTCATAGGACTGGGTGGTGAGCTGGGTGTGAATGAGGGCAAGGTGATTCTAGGCAGGTGACAAACCGTGGTGGAGGCAGAGGCTTGTGGAGAAATCAGAAGTTGTGTTTACCATATTGTCTTGCATTGCAACACTGAAGAGCCCTTTGCAGATGGACAACCAACCAACAGGCCTGGAGGCAGAGGAGATGCGGTTAGCAGGTGACTTAC includes the following:
- the LSM12 gene encoding protein LSM12, which encodes MAAPPGEYFSVGSQVSCRTCQEQRLQGEVVAFDYQSKMLALKCPSSSGKPNHADILLINLQYVSEVEIINDRTETPPPLASLNVSKLASKARTEKEEKLSQAYAISAGVSLEGQQLFQTIHKTIKDCKWQEKNIVVMEEVVITPPYQVENCKGKEGSALSHVRKIVEKHFRDVESQKILQRSQAQQPQKEAALSS